The following proteins are encoded in a genomic region of Musa acuminata AAA Group cultivar baxijiao chromosome BXJ2-11, Cavendish_Baxijiao_AAA, whole genome shotgun sequence:
- the LOC135627957 gene encoding uncharacterized protein LOC135627957 yields the protein MGKPGGKVKDGGGEGTALAQNPTSNEEAEHSNGLSRKKKSKAKDGGGKGNGEKEKVEKEGAFLLGEPTFLDLGNGRLRCVETGHEFLAKDREAYGRTKACRLALIDAAVARKKPPLNMFQPHPTSKSQLVCKLTGDAVNKSEEHIWKHVSGKKFQNMLEQKEMESHANAEAVEKNAKQSKKQFKSKKDQKKNAHESDSLTKKTKANSDDIIEPDFWVPPVGSRWDFDDGEDRWDSHENSDDDADGGTGLDGTSEKDDPETRKLAKRSKRTSKSVGLSSFVSRKKKIKKATTSPSEQQL from the exons ATGGGAAAGCCAGGGGGAAAGGTGAAGGACGGTGGGGGAGAAGGAACGGCGCTGGCCCAAAACCCTACCTCTAATGAAGAGGCGGAGCATAGCAATGGCCTCAGCCGTAAGAAGAAGAGCAAGGCGAAGGACGGCGGTGGCAAAGGCAACggggagaaggagaaggttgAAAAGGAGGGCGCCTTCCTCCTGGGCGAGCCGACCTTCCTGGACCTAGGTAACGGGCGATTGCGTTGCGTGGAGACGGGGCACGAATTTCTCGCCAAGGACCGGGAGGCCTACGGCCGCACCAAGGCCTGCCGCCTCGCCCTCATCGATGCTGCCGTCGCCAGAAAGAAGCCACCCCTCAATATGTTCCAGCCCCACCCCACTTCCAA GTCGCAACTGGTGTGCAAGCTTACCGGAGACGCGGTTAATAAATCTGAGGAGCATATCTGGAAGCACGTCAGTGGAAAGAAATTCCAGAATATGTTAG AACAAAAGGAAATGGAGTCCCATGCCAATGCAGAAGCTGTAGAGAAAAATGCAAAACAATCAAAAAAGCAATTCAAGTCAAAAAAAGATCAGAAAAAGAATGCTCATGAGAGTGATTCACTTACCAAAAAGACAAAGGCAAACAGTGATGATATAATTGAGCCTGATTTCTGGGTTCCTCCTGTTGGAAGTCGCTGGGACTTCGATGATGGAGAGGATCGCTGGGATTCTCATGAAAACTCAGATGATGATGCAGATGGTGGTACAGGCCTAG ATGGAACATCGGAAAAAGATGATCCTGAAACAAGGAAACTTGCCAAGCG GAGTAAGCGAACATCAAAATCTGTTGGCCTCAGCAGCTTTGTTTCAAGGAAGAAAAAGATCAAGAAGGCAACTACAAGCCCTTCTGAGCAGCAGTTATAA